The Tubulanus polymorphus chromosome 6, tnTubPoly1.2, whole genome shotgun sequence genome includes a region encoding these proteins:
- the LOC141907197 gene encoding uncharacterized protein LOC141907197, with amino-acid sequence MRMRMHNTGVDLDASSDISGIEPFDVSDEDDSDKEQGRQKKVGSETPILGTPVETDGLRLNNQYPANKLTGAAVKESERIRVGFAYVRKFPPRCMGVINVAENTQAQKQICGLHDIPPTCPYGSGDLVVEIHGNGYGYFFYTHEFQEFLPSCPIIGEIDTIRRVEALRLKYGGALPIGPWPMEEVKEHAKSIIPLFMEKKAIGLKPSLNIGLHFLAWKYDSISFEEQWNIHVDQLKKLKQQQDIEENVSVKRVDVTTTLSRRKSNRRRVVSVLKSDVSEKNQDSSSVIAPDTATVLCKKVDSGYECSVCGRIFGNKSNFNRHSRIHCKELKFSCEICGKSFTDKSNLNVHVKRHVPKGQYACNICGLRFMSRGNLTDHKKRHTSEKVVIADRCILPYCKKYGEKFKDLLQHARQMHKLDTICAYNEAVKKSIDKKLGSSSTTTNCHCPNHDIWIYRWVGSNHNCYLCECPMKFTRIFHEEKKAHIWTRTCRYSSHLF; translated from the exons ATGCGCATGCGCATGCACAACACGG GCGTGGATCTGGATGCAAGTAGCGATATTAGTGGAATAGAACCATTCGATGTAAGTGATGAAGACGATAGTGACAAAGAACAAGGCCGGCAGAAGAAAGTCGGCAGTGAAACCCCGATCCTCGGTACGCCCGTTGAAACAGATGGGCTCCGACTCAACAACCAGTACCCGGCCAACAAGCTTACTGGAGCTGCTGTAAAAG AGTCAGAGAGAATACGAGTGGGATTTGCGTATGTTCGTAAGTTTCCTCCCAGATGTATGGGTGTGATAAATGTAGCGGAAAATACACAGGCCCAAAAACAGATCTGTGGACTACATGATATTCCACCAACATGCCCCTATGGAAGTGGGGATCTGGTCGTTGAAATACACGGAAATGGCTATGGTTATTT CTTTTATACTCATGAATTTCAAGAATTTCTTCCCTCCTGCCCAATTATTGGCGAAATTGATACGATTAGACGCGTGGAAGCTCTGCGGTTAAAGTATGGTGGAGCATTGCCAATTGGGCCATGGCCAATGGAGGAAGTTAAAGAACATGCAAAATCGATTATACCATTGTTTATGGAAAAAAAAGCAATTGGACTTAAGCCCTCCCTAAATATTGGACTTCATTTCCTCGCATGGAAGTATGATTCGATTAGTTTCGAAGAACAGTGGAATATTCATGTCGACCAATTAAAAAAGCTCAAGCAGCAACAGGACATCGAAGAAAATGTATCTGTAAAACGTGTTGATGTTACGACAACTTTGTCCAGGCGTAAAAGTAATAGACGTCGTGTTGTTTCCGTTCTAAAAAGTGACGTTAGCGAAAAGAACCAGGACTCGTCATCAGTTATTGCGCCCGATACAGCTACAGTATTATGTAAAAAAGTAGACAGTGGATATGAATGTTCGGTGTGCGGCAgaatttttggcaataaatcaaattttaatcgtCATTCAAGAATACATTGCAAAGAACTGAAATTTTCATGCGAGATATGCGGTAAAAGCTTTACCGATAAGAGCAATTTGAACGTTCATGTTAAAAGACATGTGCCAAAAGGACAATATGCTTGCAATATTTGTGGATTAAGATTTATGTCTAGAGGCAACCTGACTGACCATAAAAAGCGTCACACTTCTGAAAAAGTTGTTATTGCTGATCGATGTATTTTGCCTTACTGCAAAAAGTATGgtgaaaaatttaaagatCTCCTTCAGCATGCTCGACAAATGCATAAACTAGATACGATATGTGCCTATAACGAAGCGgttaaaaaaagtattgacAAAAAATTAGGTAGTTCGAGTACCACCACAAATTGCCATTGTCCGAACCATGATATCTGGATATACCGTTGGGTTGGCAGCAATCATAATTGTTATCTATGTGAGTGTCCTATGAAATTTACTCGCATATTCCACGAGGAGAAGAAAGCACATATTTGGACACGTACTTGTCGCTATTCTTCtcatttgttttga
- the LOC141907198 gene encoding uncharacterized protein LOC141907198: protein MDKEFENTHWPLLNTKERQSTLVSYYEKGMTHCGNEFTKGMVREASVATGMPEKSVKKWIENHKVQCRKKAGIYNYENLSKKQRIRSCRPYDVYLSDKKKGKCQGNWNDQTEEAMASYAQRAASHSQPIGPENKENNIEFLVHELEKKVNKFTSTTEKLDVVAIAITKDGNRMFICGSPIPTKWFEKQREVQQSLKSLYQPDDDNQLEDVNVLRSKVTDMFNRKYTSAIKGISGTRCSYKAVDAGQVRAFNLPTGIILKRPSSYAKNSLKALLKKEDKIYFEVDTMSHEEAASPTEELQFPEATEDSDATEIIREPNMAKRKAEVLTKKTGKSVIKTGIKKRKINNVDTMSHGEAASPTEELLFPEATEDSDSAEIIREPMTKRKTEVVTKKKEKSANKSRKKPNDDIFLVEKIVGHQSKGGQQYYKIKWLDFSSKHNTWEPIENLTSVMDMVISYDKKIQSIVEKHQPIELKE, encoded by the exons atggacaaagaatttgaaaatacccATTGGCCATTATTAAACACCAAGGAAAG ACAGTCTACTTTGGTGTCCTATTATGAGAAAGGGATGACTCATTGTGGAAATGAATTTACCAAAGGAATGGTACGAGAAGCCAGTGTTGCTACAGGCATGCCAGAGAAATCAGTtaag AAATGGATAGAGAACCACAAGGTACAATGTCGAAAGAAAGCTGGGATTTACAACTATGAAAATCTGAGTAAGAAGCAGCGCATTCGATCATGCAGACCGTACGATGTTTATCTCTCTGataaaaaaaaaggaaaat GCCAGGGAAATTGGAATGACCAAACAGAGGAAGCAATGGCTTCATACGCACAGAGGGCTGCAAGCCACAGCCAGCCTATCGGcccagaaaataaagaaaataacatTGAATTTCTGGTGCATGAACTAGAAAAAAAG GTAAATAAATTTACTTCGACAACAGAAAAGTTGGATGTTGTGGCTATTGCTATTACTAAGGATGGGAATAGAATGTTTATATGTGGATCACCAATTCCAACAAAGTGGTTTGAAAAACAGAGAGAGGTTCAGCAAAGTCTGAAGTCACTTTATCAGCCAG ATGATGACAATCAATTAGAAGATGTCAACGTACTGCGATCGAAAGTCACAGATATGTTCAATCGTAAATACA cTTCAGCAATAAAGGGTATCTCCGGGACGAGATGCAGCTACAAAGCGGTTGATGCTGGTCAAGTCAGGGCATTTAATTTGCCAACtggaataattttgaaaagacCATCATCTTATGCAAAAAACTCGCTGAAAGCACTTTTGAAAAAGGAAGATAAAATATACTTCGAAG TTGATACTATGAGCCACGAAGAAGCAGCGTCACCAACTGAAGAACTTCAGTTTCCAGAAGCCACTGAAG ATTCAGATGCTACAGAGATCATCAGAG AACCTAATATGGCAAAAAGAAAAGCCGAAGTCCTCACAAAGAAAACAGGGAAATCAG TAATCAAAACTGGCATCaagaaaaggaaaataaataatg TTGATACTATGAGCCACGGAGAAGCAGCGTCACCAACTGAAGAACTTCTGTTTCCAGAAGCCACTGAAG ATTCAGATAGTGCAGAGATCATCAGAG AACCtatgacaaaaagaaaaaccgAAGTTGTCACAAAGAAAAAGGAGAAATCAG caaATAAATCCAGAAAGAAACCAAATGATG ACATATTCTTGGTGGAAAAAATTGTTGGTCATCAATCGAAAGGAGGTCAACAATATTACAAAATTAAGTGGTTGGACTTCTCTTCAAAACACAACACATGGGAGCCGATTGAAAACCTGACATCCGTTATGGATATGGTGATCTCGTATGATAAAAAGATACAAAGTATTGTAGAAAAACATCAAccaattgaattgaaagaataa